Proteins encoded in a region of the Pseudomonas sp. GOM7 genome:
- the gltB gene encoding glutamate synthase large subunit, translated as MKAGLYRPDEFKDNCGFGLIAHMQGEASHHLLKTAIEALTCMTHRGGINADGKTGDGCGLLIQKPDRFLRAIAQEQFGVELPGQYAVGMVFFNQDPAKAEVARENMNREILAAGLQLVGWRKVPIDTSVLGQLALERLPQIEQVFIGGDGLSDQEFAIKLFSARRRSSVANADDSDHYICSFSHKTIIYKGLMMPADLQQFYPDLGDERLQTAIAVFHQRFSTNTLPKWPLAQPFRFLAHNGEINTITGNRNWAQARRTKFANELIPDLDELGPLVNRVGSDSSSMDNMLELMVTGGIDLFRGLRMIIPPAWQNVETMDADLRAFYEYNSMHMEPWDGPAGVVLTDGRHAVCLLDRNGLRPARWVTTKNGYITLASEIGVWDYQPEDVIAKGRVGPGQILAVDTETGQVLDTESIDSRLKSRHPYKLWLRKHAQRIKATLEDRDHGSAFYDPDQLKQYMKMFQVTFEERDQVLRPLGEQGQEAVGSMGDDTPMAVLSQRVRSPYDYFRQQFAQVTNPPIDPLREAIVMSLEICLGAERNIFSESPEHATRVILSSPVISPAKWRALMNLDRPGFDRHVIDMNYDESLGLEAAVRNMADQAEEAVRAGKVLLVLTDRHIAPGKLPAHAALVTGAVHHRLTEKGLRCDCNILVETATARDPHHYAVLLGFGASAVYPFLAYEVLGDLIRTGEVLGDLYEVFKYYRKGISKGLLKILSKMGISTVASYRGAQLFEAVGLADEVTELCFRGVASRIQGARFVDIESEQKLLSQEAWNNRKSIQQGGLLKFVYGGEYHAYNPDVVRTLQEAVQQGNYAKYKEYSTLVDTRPVSMIRDLLKVKESATPISLDEVEPLQSIFKRFDAAGISLGALSPEAHEALAEAMNRLGGRSNSGEGGEDPARYGTIKSSKIKQVATGRFGVTPEYLVNAEVLQIKVAQGAKPGEGGQLPGGKVNGLIAKLRYAVPGVTLISPPPHHDIYSIEDLAQLIYDLKQVNPKALVSVKLVAEAGVGTIAAGVAKAYADLITISGYDGGTGASPLTSIRYAGAPWELGLAETHQTLRGNDLRGKVRVQTDGGLKTGLDVIKAAILGAESFGFGTAPMVALGCKYLRICHLNNCATGVATQNDKLRKDHFIGTVEMVMNFFTYVAEETREWLAKLGVRSLEELIGRTDLLEVLPGETAKQGNLDLSPLLASAHIPADKPQFCQVPKNPPFDEGLLAEKMVELAKDAIAGKSGGEFELNIGNCDRSIGARISGEIARVHGNQGMNDAPITFRFKGTAGQSFGVWNAGGLHLRLEGDANDYVGKGMTGGKIVITPPAGSPFATEDSAIIGNTCLYGATGGKLFATGTAGERFAVRNSGAHAVVEGTGDHCCEYMTGGFVCVLGKTGYNFGSGMTGGFAYVLDLDNGFYDRVNHELVEIQRINNEAMEAYRSHLESVLAEYVEETGSEWGQNLLENLDDYLRKFWLVKPKAASLKSLLSSTRANPQ; from the coding sequence ATGAAAGCAGGTTTGTACCGTCCTGATGAGTTCAAGGATAACTGCGGCTTCGGCTTGATCGCCCATATGCAAGGTGAGGCTAGCCATCACCTGCTCAAGACCGCCATTGAGGCCCTCACCTGCATGACTCACCGCGGCGGTATCAACGCCGACGGCAAGACCGGTGATGGCTGCGGCCTGCTGATCCAGAAGCCCGATCGATTCCTGCGCGCCATCGCCCAGGAGCAGTTCGGCGTCGAACTGCCTGGGCAATATGCCGTGGGCATGGTGTTCTTCAATCAGGACCCGGCCAAGGCCGAGGTCGCGCGCGAGAACATGAACCGCGAAATCCTTGCGGCAGGCCTGCAACTGGTGGGCTGGCGCAAGGTGCCGATCGACACTAGCGTGCTCGGCCAACTGGCGCTGGAACGCCTGCCGCAGATCGAGCAGGTGTTCATCGGCGGTGATGGCCTGTCCGACCAGGAATTCGCCATCAAGCTGTTCAGCGCCCGCCGGCGCTCGTCGGTGGCCAATGCCGACGACAGCGATCACTACATCTGCAGCTTCTCGCACAAGACCATCATCTACAAAGGCCTGATGATGCCGGCGGACCTGCAGCAGTTCTACCCGGATCTGGGTGACGAGCGCCTGCAGACCGCCATCGCGGTCTTCCACCAGCGTTTCTCCACCAACACCCTGCCGAAGTGGCCGCTGGCGCAGCCCTTCCGCTTCCTCGCGCACAACGGCGAGATCAACACCATCACCGGCAACCGCAACTGGGCGCAGGCCCGTCGCACCAAGTTCGCCAACGAGCTGATCCCCGATCTCGACGAGCTGGGCCCGCTGGTCAACCGTGTTGGCTCCGACTCCTCGAGCATGGACAACATGCTCGAGCTGATGGTCACCGGCGGCATCGACCTGTTCCGCGGCCTGCGCATGATCATTCCGCCGGCCTGGCAGAACGTCGAGACCATGGACGCAGACCTGCGCGCGTTCTACGAATACAACTCCATGCACATGGAGCCCTGGGATGGCCCGGCCGGCGTGGTGCTGACCGATGGTCGCCATGCCGTATGCCTGCTCGACCGTAACGGTCTGCGCCCGGCGCGCTGGGTCACCACCAAGAACGGCTACATCACCCTGGCGTCGGAAATCGGCGTGTGGGACTACCAGCCCGAAGACGTCATCGCCAAGGGCCGTGTCGGCCCGGGGCAGATCCTCGCCGTCGACACCGAGACCGGCCAGGTGCTGGACACCGAGTCCATCGACAGCCGCCTGAAGTCACGCCACCCCTACAAGCTGTGGCTGCGCAAGCATGCCCAGCGTATCAAAGCGACTCTGGAAGACCGCGACCATGGTTCGGCCTTCTACGACCCGGATCAGCTCAAGCAGTACATGAAGATGTTCCAGGTCACCTTCGAGGAGCGTGACCAAGTGCTGCGTCCGCTCGGCGAGCAGGGCCAGGAAGCCGTCGGCTCCATGGGTGACGACACGCCGATGGCCGTGCTCAGCCAGCGCGTGCGTTCGCCGTACGATTATTTCCGTCAGCAGTTCGCGCAGGTTACCAACCCGCCGATCGACCCGCTGCGCGAAGCGATCGTCATGTCCCTGGAAATCTGCCTGGGCGCCGAACGCAACATCTTCAGTGAGTCGCCGGAGCACGCTACCCGCGTGATCCTCAGCAGCCCGGTGATTTCGCCAGCCAAGTGGCGTGCGCTGATGAATCTGGATCGCCCGGGCTTCGACCGTCATGTCATCGACATGAACTATGACGAGTCGCTGGGTCTGGAGGCTGCCGTGCGCAACATGGCCGACCAGGCGGAGGAAGCCGTGCGTGCCGGCAAGGTGCTGTTGGTACTGACCGACCGTCACATCGCTCCGGGCAAGCTGCCGGCGCATGCCGCGCTGGTTACCGGCGCCGTGCATCACCGCCTTACCGAGAAAGGCCTGCGCTGCGACTGCAACATCCTGGTGGAAACCGCCACCGCGCGTGACCCGCACCACTATGCCGTGCTGCTGGGCTTCGGTGCCTCGGCGGTGTATCCGTTCCTGGCCTACGAAGTGCTGGGCGACCTGATCCGCACCGGTGAAGTGCTGGGCGATCTGTACGAAGTGTTCAAGTACTACCGCAAGGGCATCTCAAAGGGCTTGCTGAAGATCCTGTCGAAGATGGGCATCTCCACGGTCGCGTCCTACCGCGGTGCGCAGCTATTCGAGGCGGTCGGCCTGGCCGATGAAGTCACCGAACTGTGCTTTCGTGGTGTGGCCAGCCGTATCCAGGGTGCGCGTTTCGTTGACATTGAAAGCGAGCAGAAGCTGCTGTCCCAGGAGGCCTGGAACAACCGCAAGTCGATCCAGCAGGGCGGCTTGCTCAAGTTCGTCTACGGCGGCGAATACCACGCCTACAACCCGGACGTGGTGCGCACGCTGCAGGAAGCCGTGCAGCAGGGCAACTACGCCAAGTACAAGGAATACTCGACGCTGGTCGACACCCGTCCGGTGTCGATGATCCGTGACCTGCTCAAGGTCAAGGAGTCCGCCACGCCGATCAGCCTCGACGAAGTCGAGCCGCTGCAGTCGATCTTCAAGCGCTTCGACGCCGCCGGTATCTCCCTCGGCGCGCTGTCGCCGGAGGCGCACGAGGCGCTGGCCGAGGCGATGAACCGCCTGGGTGGTCGCTCCAACTCCGGCGAGGGCGGCGAAGACCCGGCCCGCTACGGCACCATCAAGAGCTCCAAGATCAAGCAGGTGGCCACCGGCCGCTTTGGCGTGACCCCGGAATACCTGGTCAACGCCGAAGTGCTGCAGATCAAGGTGGCCCAGGGCGCCAAGCCCGGTGAGGGCGGCCAGTTGCCGGGCGGCAAGGTCAACGGCCTGATCGCCAAGCTGCGCTACGCGGTGCCGGGCGTGACCCTGATCTCGCCGCCGCCGCACCACGACATCTACTCGATCGAAGACCTGGCGCAGCTGATCTATGACCTCAAGCAGGTCAACCCGAAGGCGCTGGTGTCGGTCAAGCTGGTGGCGGAAGCCGGTGTCGGTACCATCGCCGCCGGTGTGGCCAAGGCCTATGCCGACCTGATCACTATTTCCGGCTACGACGGCGGTACCGGCGCATCGCCGCTGACCTCCATCCGCTACGCCGGTGCGCCCTGGGAACTGGGCCTGGCCGAAACCCACCAGACCCTGCGCGGCAACGACCTGCGCGGTAAGGTGCGGGTACAGACCGACGGTGGTCTGAAAACCGGTCTGGACGTGATCAAGGCGGCCATCCTCGGCGCCGAGAGCTTCGGCTTCGGCACCGCGCCGATGGTGGCCCTAGGTTGCAAATACCTGCGCATCTGCCACTTGAACAACTGCGCCACCGGCGTGGCCACGCAGAACGACAAGCTGCGCAAGGATCACTTCATCGGCACCGTCGAGATGGTGATGAACTTCTTCACCTACGTCGCCGAGGAAACCCGCGAGTGGCTGGCCAAGTTGGGCGTGCGCAGCCTGGAAGAGCTGATCGGCCGTACCGACCTGCTCGAAGTGCTGCCGGGTGAAACCGCCAAGCAGGGCAACCTGGATCTGTCGCCGCTGCTGGCCAGCGCGCATATCCCGGCCGACAAGCCGCAGTTCTGCCAGGTGCCGAAGAACCCGCCGTTCGACGAAGGCCTGCTGGCCGAGAAGATGGTGGAGCTGGCCAAGGACGCCATCGCCGGCAAGAGCGGTGGTGAGTTCGAGCTGAACATCGGCAACTGCGACCGCTCCATTGGTGCGCGCATTTCCGGCGAGATCGCCCGTGTGCACGGCAACCAGGGCATGAATGATGCGCCGATCACCTTCCGCTTCAAAGGCACTGCCGGGCAGAGCTTCGGCGTGTGGAACGCCGGTGGTCTGCACCTGCGCCTGGAAGGCGACGCCAACGACTACGTGGGCAAGGGCATGACTGGTGGCAAGATCGTTATCACTCCGCCTGCCGGCAGCCCGTTCGCCACCGAGGACAGTGCCATCATCGGCAACACCTGCCTGTACGGCGCCACTGGCGGCAAGCTGTTCGCCACCGGCACTGCGGGTGAGCGTTTCGCCGTGCGCAACTCCGGCGCCCACGCCGTGGTGGAGGGCACTGGCGACCACTGCTGCGAGTACATGACCGGCGGTTTCGTCTGTGTGCTGGGCAAGACCGGCTACAACTTCGGCTCGGGCATGACTGGCGGTTTCGCTTATGTGCTCGACCTGGACAACGGCTTCTACGATCGCGTCAACCACGAGCTGGTGGAAATCCAACGCATCAACAATGAAGCGATGGAGGCCTACCGCAGCCACCTGGAAAGCGTGCTCGCCGAATACGTCGAAGAGACCGGCAGCGAGTGGGGGCAGAATCTGCTGGAAAACCTGGACGATTACCTGCGCAAGTTCTGGCTGGTGAAACCGAAAGCGGCCAGTCTGAAGTCGCTGCTGTCCAGCACCCGTGCCAACCCACAGTAA
- a CDS encoding FAD-dependent oxidoreductase produces MTERLNNDFQFIEVGRKDPKKKLLRQRKKEFVEIYDNFKPAQAADQAHRCLGCGNPYCEWKCPVHNFIPNWLKLVSEGNILAAAELSHQTNTLPEVCGRVCPQDRLCEGACTLNDGFGAVTIGSVEKYITDTAFAMGWRPDMSKVKPTGKRVAVIGAGPAGLGCADVLVRNGVTPVVFDKNPEIGGLLTFGIPEFKLEKTVLSRRREVFTGMGIEFRLNTEIGKDVTMQQLLDEYDAVFMGMGTYTYMKGGFPGEDLPGVYDALDFLIANVNRNLGFEKSPEDFIDMKGKRVVVLGGGDTAMDCNRTSIRQGAKAVTCAYRRDEENMPGSRKEVKNAKEEGVKFLFNRQPIAIVGDGKVEGIKVVETRLGEPDARGRRSPEPIPGSEEVIPAEAVLIAFGFRPSPAPWFEQFEIQTDSQGRVVAPEKNTFKHQTSNPKIFAGGDMVRGSDLVVTAIFEGRNAAEGILDYLGV; encoded by the coding sequence ATGACTGAACGTCTGAATAACGACTTCCAGTTCATCGAAGTCGGGCGCAAAGACCCGAAGAAGAAACTGCTGCGTCAGCGCAAGAAGGAATTCGTCGAGATCTACGACAACTTCAAGCCGGCGCAAGCTGCAGACCAGGCGCATCGCTGCCTGGGCTGCGGCAACCCCTACTGCGAGTGGAAGTGCCCGGTGCACAACTTCATTCCGAACTGGCTCAAGCTGGTGTCGGAAGGCAACATCCTGGCCGCCGCCGAACTCTCGCACCAGACCAACACCCTGCCGGAAGTCTGCGGCCGCGTGTGCCCGCAGGATCGCCTCTGCGAAGGTGCGTGCACCCTCAATGACGGCTTCGGCGCGGTGACCATCGGCTCGGTGGAGAAGTACATCACCGACACCGCCTTCGCCATGGGCTGGCGCCCGGACATGTCCAAGGTCAAACCGACCGGCAAGCGCGTTGCGGTAATCGGTGCCGGCCCGGCCGGCCTGGGCTGCGCCGACGTGCTGGTGCGCAACGGCGTGACCCCCGTGGTGTTCGACAAGAACCCGGAAATCGGTGGCCTGCTGACCTTCGGCATCCCCGAGTTCAAGCTGGAGAAGACCGTGCTCAGCCGCCGCCGTGAAGTCTTCACCGGCATGGGTATCGAGTTCCGCCTGAACACCGAGATCGGCAAGGACGTGACCATGCAGCAACTGCTGGATGAGTACGATGCCGTGTTCATGGGCATGGGCACCTACACCTACATGAAGGGTGGCTTCCCGGGCGAGGATCTGCCGGGCGTCTACGACGCGCTGGACTTCCTCATCGCCAACGTCAATCGCAACCTGGGTTTCGAGAAGTCGCCGGAAGACTTCATCGACATGAAGGGCAAGCGCGTCGTGGTGCTGGGCGGTGGCGACACCGCGATGGACTGTAACCGCACCTCGATCCGTCAGGGCGCCAAGGCCGTGACCTGTGCCTACCGCCGTGACGAAGAGAACATGCCCGGCTCGCGCAAGGAAGTGAAGAACGCCAAGGAAGAGGGCGTGAAGTTCCTCTTCAACCGCCAGCCCATCGCCATCGTCGGCGACGGCAAGGTGGAAGGCATCAAGGTGGTCGAGACCCGTCTCGGCGAGCCGGATGCCCGTGGCCGCCGCAGCCCCGAGCCGATTCCGGGCTCCGAGGAAGTCATTCCGGCGGAAGCTGTGCTGATCGCCTTCGGTTTCCGTCCGAGCCCGGCGCCCTGGTTCGAGCAGTTCGAGATCCAGACCGACAGCCAGGGTCGCGTCGTGGCGCCGGAGAAAAACACCTTCAAGCACCAGACTAGCAACCCGAAGATTTTCGCCGGTGGCGACATGGTGCGTGGTTCCGACCTGGTGGTGACGGCGATCTTCGAGGGCAGGAACGCCGCCGAAGGCATCCTCGACTACCTGGGCGTTTGA
- the hemE gene encoding uroporphyrinogen decarboxylase produces the protein MTALKNDRFLRALLKQPVDVTPVWMMRQAGRYLPEYRGTRAKAGDFVSLMKNPALACEVTIQPLDRYPQLDAAILFSDILTIPDAMGQGLYFETGEGPRFKKVISSLADIEALPVTDAEKDLGYVMDAVRTIRRELNGRVPLIGFSGSPWTLATYMVEGGSSKDFRKTKAMLYDNPQALHALLDKLAQSVTAYLNGQILAGAQAVQIFDSWGGALSAAAYQEFSLRYMKQIVDGLIREHDGRRVPVILFTKGGGLWLESLADSGAEALGLDWTCDIGSARTRVGDKVALQGNMDPAVLYAKPEAIRAEVARILAAYGAGSGHVFNLGHGITPEVDPANAGAFFEAVHELSAQYH, from the coding sequence ATGACCGCCCTGAAGAACGACCGTTTCCTTCGTGCCCTGCTCAAGCAACCCGTGGATGTCACGCCTGTCTGGATGATGCGCCAGGCTGGCCGATATCTGCCGGAATACCGCGGGACCCGGGCCAAGGCCGGCGACTTCGTGAGCCTGATGAAGAATCCCGCGCTTGCCTGCGAGGTCACCATCCAGCCGCTGGATCGCTACCCGCAACTGGATGCCGCGATCCTCTTCTCCGACATCCTCACCATCCCCGATGCCATGGGTCAGGGCCTGTACTTCGAGACGGGTGAGGGCCCGCGCTTCAAGAAGGTGATCAGCAGCCTGGCCGATATCGAGGCGCTACCGGTGACGGATGCCGAGAAGGATCTGGGCTACGTGATGGACGCCGTGCGCACCATCCGCCGCGAGCTCAATGGTCGTGTGCCGCTGATCGGTTTCTCCGGCAGCCCCTGGACACTGGCCACCTACATGGTCGAAGGCGGCTCGTCGAAAGACTTCCGCAAGACCAAGGCGATGCTCTACGACAATCCCCAGGCCTTGCACGCGCTGCTCGACAAGCTGGCGCAGTCGGTCACGGCGTATCTGAACGGGCAGATCCTGGCCGGGGCGCAGGCGGTACAGATCTTCGATTCCTGGGGTGGCGCGCTGTCGGCGGCGGCCTACCAAGAGTTCTCCCTGCGCTACATGAAGCAGATCGTCGACGGCCTGATTCGCGAGCATGACGGGCGTCGCGTTCCGGTGATCCTGTTCACCAAGGGCGGCGGTCTGTGGCTGGAATCCCTGGCCGATAGTGGCGCAGAAGCGTTGGGCCTGGACTGGACCTGCGACATCGGCAGCGCTCGCACCCGTGTCGGTGACAAGGTCGCCCTGCAGGGCAACATGGATCCGGCGGTGCTCTACGCCAAGCCGGAAGCGATTCGTGCTGAGGTGGCGCGTATCCTGGCGGCCTACGGTGCCGGCAGCGGCCATGTGTTCAATCTGGGCCACGGCATCACCCCGGAGGTCGACCCGGCCAACGCAGGGGCTTTCTTCGAGGCGGTGCATGAGCTTTCGGCACAGTATCACTGA
- a CDS encoding ParA family protein — MRRVVFNQKGGVGKSSIACNLAAVSAAQGYRTLLVDLDAQANSTHYLTGLTGDEIPVGIADFFKQTLSSGPFAKKGKVDIYETPFDNLHVITATAELAELQPKLEQKHKINKLRKLLDELSEDYDHIYLDTPPALNFYTVSALIAADRVLIPFDCDSFSRNALYGLLAELEELKEDHNEKLEVEGIVVNQFQPRAVLPQQLLDELIAEGLPVLPVNLMSSVRMRESHQACTPLIHLDARHKLTQQFVELHDLLNAV, encoded by the coding sequence ATGCGACGTGTGGTATTCAACCAGAAGGGTGGCGTGGGCAAGTCCAGCATCGCCTGCAATCTCGCGGCGGTGAGTGCGGCGCAGGGCTATCGCACCTTGCTGGTCGACCTGGACGCCCAGGCCAACTCGACCCATTACCTCACTGGTTTGACCGGCGACGAGATTCCGGTGGGCATCGCCGACTTCTTCAAGCAGACGCTGTCATCCGGCCCCTTCGCCAAGAAGGGCAAGGTGGATATCTACGAGACGCCCTTCGACAACCTGCACGTGATCACGGCCACGGCCGAACTGGCAGAGCTGCAGCCCAAGCTGGAACAGAAGCACAAGATCAACAAGCTGCGCAAACTGCTCGACGAGTTGAGCGAAGACTACGACCACATCTATCTGGACACGCCGCCGGCTCTGAATTTCTACACCGTATCGGCGCTGATCGCGGCTGACCGCGTGCTGATTCCCTTCGACTGCGACAGCTTTTCGCGCAATGCCCTGTACGGGCTGCTGGCCGAGCTCGAAGAGCTCAAGGAAGACCACAACGAGAAGCTGGAAGTGGAAGGCATCGTGGTCAACCAGTTTCAGCCGCGTGCCGTGCTGCCTCAGCAACTGCTCGACGAGCTGATCGCAGAAGGGCTGCCGGTGCTGCCGGTGAACCTGATGAGCTCGGTGAGGATGCGCGAATCGCACCAGGCGTGCACGCCGCTGATCCATCTGGATGCACGGCACAAGCTGACCCAGCAGTTCGTCGAGCTGCACGATCTGCTCAACGCCGTTTGA
- a CDS encoding universal stress protein: MFHHILIAHDLRDTADMALCRASQLAKQHDARLTILHVLDPSQNSEQHEKARLALDRSLTQYAPPGTELRMLSGKPSEVVLQQVQETGCDLLVLGSHQQRHDFFSGTSLDRIARRCSVPLLLVARNDSAPYQRAVAALDFSLCACSALGQAYRLLPGSAELHALHVFEPDKGTPKQIAEQLETQRALISQLLHDEALMLPPGGPTLSHEVLQGGILRSLQEQIKTRRSELLVLGSHGRSAFSQALLGSLAQHFLHKAPCDVFVVR, encoded by the coding sequence ATGTTTCACCACATTCTCATCGCCCATGACTTGCGCGACACCGCTGACATGGCCTTGTGCCGCGCCAGCCAACTCGCCAAGCAGCACGATGCGCGCCTCACGATCCTGCACGTGCTCGACCCGAGCCAGAACAGCGAACAGCACGAGAAAGCCCGCCTGGCATTGGATCGCAGCCTGACCCAATACGCACCGCCCGGTACCGAGCTGCGCATGCTCAGCGGCAAACCTTCGGAGGTGGTGCTGCAGCAAGTGCAGGAGACAGGTTGTGATCTGCTGGTGCTCGGCAGCCATCAACAGCGCCATGATTTTTTCTCCGGCACCAGCCTGGATCGTATCGCGCGGCGTTGCAGCGTGCCGCTGCTACTGGTGGCCCGCAACGACTCAGCCCCCTACCAACGCGCCGTGGCTGCCCTGGATTTTTCTCTGTGCGCCTGCAGCGCTCTGGGTCAGGCTTACCGGCTGCTGCCCGGCAGCGCCGAGCTGCATGCCCTGCATGTATTCGAGCCGGACAAGGGCACGCCCAAGCAGATCGCCGAGCAGCTCGAAACCCAGCGGGCGCTGATCAGCCAGTTGCTGCACGACGAAGCGCTGATGCTGCCCCCGGGCGGCCCAACGCTGAGCCATGAAGTGCTGCAAGGTGGCATCCTGCGCAGCCTGCAGGAACAGATCAAAACTCGCCGTAGCGAATTGCTGGTGCTCGGCAGTCACGGTCGTAGCGCCTTTTCCCAGGCCTTGCTGGGCAGCCTGGCGCAACACTTCCTGCACAAGGCGCCGTGCGACGTGTTCGTGGTGCGCTGA
- a CDS encoding PaaI family thioesterase, with protein sequence MPLPMEIARQLTEQQIAFVKRSGLKAEVLEPGFVRLCMPLQGNQNHIGSMYAGALFTLAEIPGGALFLTSFDAKRFYPVIKEMNLRFRRPAMGDIRVEARLSPDDVVRLQEQACLHGKADYLLELQLTDGNAEVVAESRGQYQLRLR encoded by the coding sequence ATGCCGCTGCCCATGGAAATCGCTCGCCAACTCACCGAGCAACAGATCGCCTTCGTCAAACGCAGCGGCCTCAAGGCCGAGGTGCTGGAGCCCGGTTTCGTGCGCCTGTGCATGCCGCTACAAGGCAACCAGAACCATATCGGCAGCATGTACGCCGGCGCGCTGTTCACCCTCGCGGAAATTCCCGGCGGCGCGCTGTTCCTCACCAGCTTCGACGCCAAGCGCTTTTACCCCGTGATCAAGGAAATGAACCTGCGCTTTCGTCGCCCGGCCATGGGCGACATCCGCGTCGAAGCACGCCTGTCGCCTGACGACGTCGTGCGACTGCAGGAGCAAGCTTGCCTGCACGGCAAGGCGGACTACCTACTGGAGCTGCAACTGACCGACGGCAACGCGGAAGTGGTCGCGGAAAGTCGCGGCCAGTACCAATTGCGCTTACGCTGA
- the trxC gene encoding thioredoxin TrxC, translating into MSDPLLIPCPHCNGLNRIPAERLGDAPRCGRCKSEVLPGAPIPLTQGNFASQLKGDLPLLVDVWASWCGPCKAFAPTFQQAAAQLQGRCRLGKLDSEANPNLAGQLGIRSIPSLILFKGGVEVARQSGAMPLPQLQAWLRQQGI; encoded by the coding sequence ATGAGCGATCCCCTGCTAATCCCCTGCCCGCACTGCAATGGGCTCAACCGCATTCCCGCCGAACGCCTGGGCGATGCCCCGCGCTGCGGGCGTTGCAAAAGCGAGGTGCTACCCGGCGCCCCCATCCCCCTGACGCAAGGCAACTTCGCCAGCCAGCTCAAGGGCGACCTGCCCTTGCTGGTGGATGTCTGGGCCAGTTGGTGCGGCCCCTGCAAAGCCTTCGCGCCGACCTTCCAGCAGGCCGCCGCACAGCTACAGGGACGCTGCCGCCTGGGCAAACTCGATAGCGAAGCCAACCCCAATCTGGCCGGGCAACTGGGTATCCGCTCCATCCCCAGCCTGATCCTGTTCAAGGGTGGCGTCGAGGTCGCTCGCCAGAGCGGTGCCATGCCACTGCCACAACTGCAGGCCTGGTTGCGCCAGCAGGGTATCTAG
- a CDS encoding bifunctional O-acetylhomoserine aminocarboxypropyltransferase/cysteine synthase gives MKLETLAIHAGYDPDPTTKAVAVPIYQTSSFAFDDTQHGADLFDLKVAGNIYSRIMNPTNAVLEERVAALEGGVGALAVASGMAAITYAIQTLAEAGDNIVSVAKLYGGTYNLLAHTLPRFGIQTRFAAHDDITALEALIDERTKAVFCESIGNPAGNIVDLQALADAAHRHGVPLIVDNTVATPILCRPFEHGADIVVHSLTKYIGGHGTSIGGIVVDSGKFPWADNKARFPLLNTPDPSYHGVTYTEAFGPAAFIGRCRVVPLRNTGAALSPFNAFLILQGLETLALRMERHTDNALKVAQYLQKHPQVAWVKYAGLADHPEHELAQRYFGGKPAAILSFGIQGGQEAGARFIDALQLVVRLVNIGDAKSLACHPASTTHRQLSAEELQKAGVPRDMVRLSIGIEHIDDILADLTQALEAARV, from the coding sequence ATGAAACTGGAAACCCTGGCCATTCACGCTGGCTACGACCCGGATCCCACCACCAAGGCGGTGGCGGTGCCGATCTACCAGACCAGCTCCTTCGCCTTCGACGACACCCAGCATGGTGCCGACCTGTTCGACCTGAAGGTGGCCGGCAACATCTACTCGCGCATCATGAACCCCACCAACGCCGTGCTGGAAGAGCGCGTGGCGGCGCTGGAAGGCGGCGTCGGAGCGCTGGCCGTGGCCTCCGGCATGGCCGCCATCACCTATGCCATCCAGACCCTGGCCGAGGCCGGCGACAACATCGTCTCGGTGGCCAAACTCTACGGCGGCACCTACAACCTGCTGGCCCATACCCTGCCGCGCTTCGGCATCCAGACCCGCTTCGCCGCGCACGATGACATCACCGCGCTGGAAGCGCTGATCGACGAGCGCACCAAGGCGGTGTTCTGCGAATCCATCGGCAACCCAGCCGGCAACATCGTCGACCTCCAGGCACTGGCCGACGCCGCTCACCGCCATGGCGTGCCGCTGATCGTCGACAATACCGTGGCCACGCCAATTCTCTGCCGCCCCTTCGAGCATGGCGCGGATATCGTCGTGCACTCGCTGACCAAGTACATCGGTGGTCACGGCACCAGCATCGGTGGCATCGTGGTCGACTCTGGCAAATTCCCCTGGGCCGATAACAAGGCGCGCTTCCCGCTGCTCAACACGCCCGATCCGTCCTACCACGGCGTCACCTACACCGAAGCCTTCGGCCCGGCCGCCTTTATCGGCCGCTGCCGCGTAGTGCCACTGCGCAACACCGGCGCAGCACTGTCGCCCTTCAACGCCTTCCTTATCCTGCAAGGCTTGGAAACCCTGGCCCTGCGCATGGAGCGCCACACCGACAACGCGCTGAAAGTGGCGCAGTACCTGCAGAAGCATCCGCAGGTGGCCTGGGTGAAGTACGCCGGTCTGGCCGACCATCCCGAGCATGAACTGGCCCAACGCTATTTCGGCGGTAAGCCGGCGGCGATCCTGTCCTTCGGCATTCAAGGCGGACAGGAGGCCGGAGCGCGCTTCATCGATGCGCTGCAACTGGTGGTGCGCCTGGTCAACATCGGCGACGCCAAGTCGCTGGCCTGCCACCCCGCGTCCACCACCCACCGCCAGCTCAGCGCCGAGGAACTGCAGAAGGCCGGCGTACCGCGAGACATGGTGCGCCTGTCCATCGGCATCGAGCATATCGACGATATCCTAGCTGACCTGACCCAGGCGCTCGAAGCGGCGCGCGTCTGA